In one Papio anubis isolate 15944 chromosome 11, Panubis1.0, whole genome shotgun sequence genomic region, the following are encoded:
- the SFXN3 gene encoding sideroflexin-3 — protein sequence MGELPLDINIQEPRWDQSTFLGRARHFFTVTDPRNLLLSAAQLETSRNIVQNYRAGVVTPGITEDQLWRAKYVYDSAFHPDTGEKVVLIGRMSAQVPMNMTITGCMLTFYRKTPTVVFWQWVNQSFNAIVNYSNRSGDTPITVRQLGTAYVSATTGAVATALGLKSLTKHLPPLVGRFVPFAAVAAANCINIPLMRQRELQVGIPVADEAGQRLGYSVTAAKQGIFQVVISRICMAIPAMAIPPLIMDTLEKKDFLKRRPWLGAPLQVGLVGFCLVFATPLCCALFPQKSSINVSKLEPELRAQIHEQNPSVEVVYYNKGL from the exons ATGGGTGAATTGCCTTTAGACATCAACATCCAGGAACCTCGCTGGGACCAAAGTACTTTTCTGGGCAGAGCCCGGCACTTTTTCACTGTTACTGATCCTCGAAATCTGCTGCTGTCCGCAGCACAGCTGGAAACTTCTCGGAACATCGTGCAGAACTACAG GGCTGGCGTTGTGACCCCAGGGATCACCGAGGACCAGCTGTGGAGAGCCAAGTATGTGTATGACTCTGCCTTCCATCCGGACACAGGGGAGAAGGTGGTCCTGATTGGCCGCATGTCAGCCCAGGTGCCCATGAACATGACCATCACCGGCTGCATGCTCACCTTCTACAG GAAGACCCCAACTGTGGTGTTCTGGCAGTGGGTGAATCAGTCCTTCAATGCCATTGTTAACTACTCCAACCGCAGTGGCGACACTCCCATCACCGTGAG GCAGCTGGGGACAGCCTATGTGAGTGCCACCACTGGAGCTGTGGCCACGGCCCTGGGACTCAAATCCCTCACCAAG CACCTGCCCCCCTTGGTCGGCAGATTTGTGCCCTTTGCAGCGGTGGCAGCTGCCAACTGCATCAACATCCCCCTGATGAGGCAGAG AGAGCTGCAGGTGGGCATCCCGGTGGCTGACGAGGCAGGTCAGAGGCTTGGCTACTCGGTGACCGCAGCCAAGCAGGGAATCTTCCAGGTGGTGATTTCAAGAATCTGCATGGCGATTCCTGCCATGG CCATCCCCCCACTGATCATGGACACTCTGGAGAAGAAAGACTTCCTGAAG CGCCGCCCTTGGCTGGGGGCACCCCTGCAGGTGGGACTGGTGGGCTTCTG CCTGGTATTTGCAACCCCCCTGTGCTGTGCCCTATTCCCCCAGAAGAG CTCCATAAACGTAAGCAAGCTGGAACCAGAGCTGAGAGCTCAGATCCATGAGCAAAATCCCAGCGTAGAAGTGGTCTACTACAACAAGGGGCTTTGA